The segment TCAGAAGCAGAGTGATTGAAAGCAGTGGAGATGTCGGCATTTGAACTCGGTGGCAGCTTCAAACCAGTTGCTACGCCTAAAGCCCAAACACATTAAATCATTAACGTAGGTACATCATACAACTTGGTATTTCTGCTCACCGTACTATACCACTCATCGGTACTAACCATACTGGCAATGAACCACTGAGTCAATGCTTCAGTTTATTACTGAGCTACTTCTTGTTCAGCTCTTATACATAGGTTGCCGACGATCGAAAGGAGTTTCTTTTACGCGGCAGAGTAACTGGTATATTCAagtgtaagtatgtatgaatcACACATGAAAACACCTGTTTAAGTATATTGTCTGTGATTCATTTCAGAGAAACATGTGCCTCGACGCAAAGCAAGCTCTTTTTCTTCAAGAACAAGACTGAAATCGACTGAAGAAAAATCTCAGTTACAAATTGCATCGCTTTCAGCAAATTTGACttctaaacataaaaaacCATTGTCCATTCAAGAGATAACCAATGTAgatacaacaaataaaattccaaTTACAGCTTATTACGATGCCTCTGGGCACCTCGCTGAGATTGctataaataaaagcaaactCAAGATCAATCGTAAAATTATCAAGTGTATCAATATTTGCCTTCCATTTCATCCTGCTCTCTACAAAATCTCAATTAAAAGTGGTCTAACTTGCGATGTATTGTATGAAGTAGCAAAAATGTTACCACATTCAAATATAACCGATGTTTGTCTTGACGATACCTCCATACCCGAGGGAAACTATTTCATATTGCTAGATCGCTTAACACCACTAAAGATGTTATCCTTAAAGAGGTGTAAAATCAATGATATTGTGTGTATGGAAATATCGAAAAGGATTGACTTAGGCGGTAATGGTGCAGCACTATCAGTTCTAGATTTGGGTTCCAATCAAATTACTGATAGAGGAATATGGTATCTGGCAGATGTTCTACGAAGAAACCGCTCGCTTCGACATTTAGGTTTatcagataataaaataacggactatggttttaaatttattatgaaccATTTGAAGGAATTTCAGATGAACAAAGAAGAGATACTCGGAAGGAAAAGAAGGCGCATTGAATTCATTAGAAATGTtggtttaaataatttagtcaAACGCCGGGATAGTGCTAGTGATGGCGTAGTTAATCATGAAACACAAGTACATTTTCGTAGAGGAAAACAAAAGTCGCCAAGAAGGAAAAAGCAGTCAGCTATTATAGAAACGACTAATGTTAGTGCTGAAGCGATTACGAAAGAAGAATTCAGTGATGTTTTCGATgatgataatattataatacgtGATGAGAATATGAATTGTATTGGTAACTTTGTTTTATGCTCCCTAAATATGGCATACAATGAGCTCGACTATTTCTCTGTGAAGAGAATTCTTGACGTTTTAAACTATCAGAAAAAGCTCCATAAACCTCCGCTTACTGGATTGGTAAGATTGATGTTGGATGGTAATTTTATACCACAGGAGTGCGACGAACTTAATgaaatacatttgtatttgacTCCGAATGTTTCTAGCAGTGTTCATTCTCAGCGTGGTCACCTAAAAAGTAGATCTACTATGGTGAGGAAGCATTAAATAGAGCGCTAAACTTTTCGTCATTACGTCATCGATACATCGCCTGTAGCGATGCCATGTTTCGGGCGTTCAAAGGTCGTGGTAACATCATACCAAAACTTGTAAACTCATCTATTTACTTATGTACccaattacataaaaatctcTTGCGAATTACTTTTTCCATTATAAAGAGATATATAGTTTCGTTtcgtattttgttttattatgttttggcattatttacattatttttttttgccattaTTATGCCATTAATTTCGTTATCTACCAAATGTAGGagttataagtaggtatggtAAGTTTTACTAACCCCAGACGGAAAAATAGgggtttttttaagttttcaatTATGTTATGACAACCCTCcattttatgttttagttAAGATGTAACTTCTAATAAGGGTTAGTCTAATACCTAATGATGAGTGAGTGTTAATACTTGTGaacttttatctatttacTTATCAACTAACTTAAAAAGgcatttttgtttcattcacATATTGGTTGCCATTAATTTTGGTACCGACCAATATGTGAGGCATATtagtaagtttaataaaaaaattaagtttttaaacaaGTATTGCTTATTCTTaagatttatgttttttaatgccAAATGTTAGCTATTTTGATATGggcaaacaatattttaagcattaattttagtttaagcATTTTGCAGTCTTGTCAGTTTTGTTATGACGTATGATATGGGTACTTAAGTGGGTAATTCTAAAGCCGGCTAAATAcctagattttatattttggtcttatttttttgttcttatttgtttttgtcgcATTAATATCACGAGGTATCGTGACAGCATAAGACCGAATTCATTTTCAGTTTATGGATAGACAATTTATCTTTGTTTATCTGCtatgttatgttaataaaGTGTGTTCTTAATAAACTTTTCTagtaaaattgttttctttttgaacaaatacacagattgagttagcttcgaagtaagtaagagacttgtgttacgagatataggtaggtactataacTTAacggtacctacttaattttgtaataaaacttgtgttacgagatactaactcaaccaTAGGTATCTACTatgttttatgataaatacttatacagataaacatccaagacccaggccaatcagagaatgttcgtttttcatcatgccctggccgggattcgaatccagGACCAACTGTggcacagacaagcgcactaccgctgcgccacagaggccgtctgaAGGCCGTCAGTTTTAGAAGCGCCGATACTGTAAgatgattaaaatatattttaatctgcTTAAAGTTcacattataaatttctttagatacatacctacatttggtcacgtctatatcccttgcggggtagacagagccaccagtcttgaaaagactgaatggccacattcagccaCTTGGCTTTCTTTAGATTATTAGgtattatcatttattaacccatatataaataaagacttACTAAACGTACCTATCCCTAGTGTGAATGAGGAGCATTCATTGACAAATTAGGTAGTATATTTAAAGCctcgtagcatggcacgcatGATGTTTaaatcgcgcgaaaaactattgtTGTCCGGTTTCACactacgtcataataaaaagcgaatagCGATAGTttgtcgcgcgataaaaacggcgtcgcgcgtgcctttaaagactgataggccacgttccgctGTAAGGGCTAATGATAgcaatgaaattcaaatagtgataggttgctagcccatctaagaagaatcccaagtttatgagcctatcccttagtctccctttaagacatccgtgggaaagagataaagtggtcctactcgtattcttttttatattggtgccggaaaccacacggcaacaacGGTGTTATCCAACTACGAGAATATCCGCTTAATCTATAAACCATGGATCTCACGTGGTAAACCAATGTCGATGTTCTATAAATCCCTAGAACAAAGACTGTATCCAAATTCTCTTTGCAACCTGAATCAGTGTTGATTATACCAAATTTGGATTTCGTCAGAGGATTATTCATTGAAACTTTTTGAACCCAAAGATACAAAATGAGAAATtgttatatacctaattatgCATTTTCTTGAATACTTAAAACAATACACCCACACGCTAAAGTACATTCTAGATCGGCCCGTCTGTTACGTCGACgtgaaagttaattttaatcttGTATGGTACCTACTATTTTTTCCAGATTTTTCAAATATGAGAGCAACGCAAGGTCCTTTTTGGTTACAGTTTCAAACTGCGTAAAAGTACAGACATAAAAACCGGCAAATACGGTAAAATACTTagacatacaaatataatgtttttaaatctgtggtaaaatacctctttttgaAAGAAGACATTTTTTCAACGACTATGTTTTCTTCTTAGCATTTTGTCATGTGTCTTTTTTTTGGTCAAGTTTTGATAAagcttttaattttcttaattatatttaattttatttataaaactgtaattttgagttcgtttattttataatttgttatattttgataagttaTTATAGAAATGAAATTAGCTGGATCTTCGACGAGATCCTTACGGTCACGCAGATCTGTTTTGACCGACAAAGCAGTCTCATATAAGTGCGATCGAGAATATGAGAATATTCAAGAGTTTGAGGTGTGTTTTCCAGATTTATGTCGCAAATATGGCTTTCCCTGGTCGGTCTATGTAAAAAAGGAAACTGTGCGTGGTAAGAAAACCTATTGAACAATATTGTACCATAAACAACCATAAGAGATTTGTTAGGGGTAGAAAAAATTACACTCTCTAGGCAGCGGAGATCCAACGCCGTACAGTTGTCAAGTTTATCTGCCACCAACTGTAAACATTGTTCTATTTCCTTCTTTCGATTCCCCGGCTTAGTTTCGATCATATCCTTATCCCACACCGAGTGTGCCATTAAAACTTGATCCAGGATAAGGTAAATCAGGTCTTTACAAGAAACGACTCCGATCTGATCTGCAACCTAATCCTTAATCCTAAAAACCTAAGGTTAATATATGACTTACATAAGATTTCCTTACTTATTGCGGGATAAGGATCTTAAATAGTGTTTTCTTGCtagtttgtttttatactcAATATCGGTTATTCGCTCAGCGTTTGATATTTTAGATAAGGtagattatttaatttaccgTTTATTATCTTTTCAGATGAATATTTAGACAATCAAAATTTATCTAAACCGAAAGGAAAACTTAAGCAGAAGGATAAGAACCATCCGCCATCCCTAAATTCTACACGAGACACGGCTACCACAGCTTCAACGGAATTCCAATTAGACGAAGATACTCTAGTAATAACTTCTTTGTACGACAATTGCAACCGATTCGTTGAACTTTTCCTTCATAAGCTAGATGAAATACCACCAGaactaattaaactaattGGATTCCTAGCACGATATTACACAGATCTCAAAAggattaaaatacaattttgcaGAATAGATGCTAACACAATTTTCGAGTtatctaaattatttagtCTATCATCACTTACTGAAGTTGATCTTGACGGATCAATAGCAACAGCAGGCAATTATGGAATTTTATTAGACAACTCCCGCGTTATCAATATATCATTATCCAAATGTAGGATAAACGACCCTGTATGTGAAATAATAGCGtcaaaattatgttttcaaGGTCCGGCGGAGAGAACTTTATGTAGTTTAAATCTATCTTCAAACCACATAACAGATACCGGTGCGAAATATTTAAGCAATGCTTTGAGATCGAATAGAACTTTGCggtatttaaatttagcaGACAACCGCATTACAGACGAAGGGGCTTGTGGTATATTGGAGTCTTTGAAAGAATTTCCATTAACCCGCGAAGAAAGCTTAAATAAGAAACAACGCTACATGGATTATGAGAAACAAAGACTAgcatattatttcaaatatctcGAAGATTTTGACAAACAGCATATTGAAGAAATCCATCGAGGTAAATCAAGCGAAAGAAGCAAATCAATGTCAAGTCGAAAGAGCAGTAGACCAAGTACTGCAAGACCTCAAAAGGAACGAAAAGATATCAAAGTCTTTACTTTTGATGATTATAAAACCAGAGCTGAGATGTTAGCTGGAGAAATGATGGGTCCGTTTCATGATCCGTATCagtttaataatgttaaaattagGGACGAAAAATGTTACAGTATTGGAAATTTAACGCTGTGTTATCTAAATTTGGCTTTCAATAATTTGAGTTATCATAgtgttgtaaaattattagacGTTTTACAATATCAAAAGGACACAAAGCGGCAAGGTCAAATAGGTTTAATGCGAGTCATATTAAAAGGAAATGATATACCTATATCCTGCGcggaatatataaaaattgatgAAATGTTGAACAAATGTATGATGACAAGTGGAGGGAGAGCATTCACAGAATTTTCCGCTAAGAGAAAAAGTAGACTTTCGAGAGTATCAATGATACCAGAAAAGGTACTGTTGTCTCCAAGATAAAAAgatcaaacaattttattcacttcatttattttatcaaaatcgtgTATTTACAGTTAGGATTGTGAATATtatcatttcattattatgacTTACGTACTACAACTATCAAAATTTTGAGAATAAAATCCACATACAACTAGATTGGTAACTTTCTGTTTCAACTATATCACACCAATTAACTTAGTTTACATTAATGGCGCAACGAAAAgttaaagatataataaattctcactagattaaatttttttccttaacgACGCTTAAAAATCTGGTAAAAACCTTAAGAATGGTAAGTAGTTACTAAGAGATAAAGAACATAAGTATAAAGTTAACAGCACCAACGATTTCATTTGTTATCATAATGCCCACACTGGCGTCTAAATTTTGgcaaataattacttaatctAACTTACAATATAAGTCTTCAATACTGTTCGTGATAGGTGTATAGGTTTCAATATCTATGAATCAATTTCTTGGTGGTAGGTATTCTCTGTTTGGTTGTGACGGTGGAAATTCAGAATCATTTTGTGGTCTTCCTCCAGCAGGAAAACTGGGACCGCTAGGTTTGCCGGATGGGTATCCTTGACTGCTGCCTTGATAGTTTGATAGCTGAGGTCCTGAGAGTGAAGAGGGTCCAGATCCGGGGAAACCTTGGCTTTGTGATCCTGGACGTTGCGGCCCAGATCCTGGATATGATGGCCCTCCTGAACCGGGATATGAAGATGTTGGCCCTTGACCTGATTGGCCAGGGTATGAGGATGTAGATCCCTGCGGTCCAGAAGGTCCTTGAGGCCCTGAACTACTGGGATAAGAACTTGAAGGTCCTTGAGGCCCTGAGTTTCCAGGATATGAACTTGAAGGTCCTTGAGATCCTGAGCTTCCAGGATATGAACTTGAAGGTCCTTGTGGTCCTGAGCTTCCTGGGTAAGAACTTGAAGGCCCTTGGGGTCCTGAGCTTCCTGGATAAGAACTTGAAGGCCCTTGAGGTCCCGAGTTTCCTGGATACGAGCCACTTGGTCCTTGAGGACCAGAGCTAAATGGGGTATTTCCAGATGGACGTCCTCCCGGGCCTTGAGGTCCAGTTGGATATGACCCAGGTGGGCCTTGTGAATAATCATTAGCTCCTCCTTGTGCGCCATTGATTGAGTAGTCGTAAAGATTTGCGTTCAATTCATACAGTCCAGGTGCTGAATTGCAATCGAATTGATTCCACCAAACGCACACAAAGACTTGCTGTGAAAATATAGTACCATTGGGGCAAAGGAAGTCGTAAGTTCTGTTATTAGCGCAGACATGGAAAACCTGACAACGGGTCTCAACATCAGCATAATATCCTGGGTAAGGCTGAGCATCGCATCTGAATGAGGTTTGTGGAATATCGGTTAATATTGGGTAGTCGATATCTGGTTGTCCTGGAATAGCCGAGTAGTCACCTCCTTCATAAGCTCCGGTATCATCGCTAAATCCTACAGGAGAGTTAGGTCCAAATCCTTGACTGCCAGGGGAGCTAGATCCGAATCCTGGCCCACCAGGGGAACTAGGTCCAAATCCTTGACCACCAGGTGAACTAGGGCCAAATCCTTGACCACCAGGTGAACTAGGGCCAAATCCTTGACCACCAGGTGAACTAGGGCCAAATCCTTGACCACCAGGTGAACTAGGGCCAAATCCTTGTCCACCAGGGGAACTAGGTCCAAATCCTTGTCCACCAGAAGAGTTTGGTCCAAATCCTGGGCCGCCAGGAGAACTAGGGCCAAATCCTTGTCCACCAGGAGAACTGGGTCCAAATCCTTGACCACCGGGTGAGCTAGGTCCAAACCCAGGTTTGTTTTGTTGTCCTTGACCTGGAACGTTTTGTCCCTGACCGGGATAGTTCAGATTTTGTCCAGGTAAATTTTGGTTTTGTTGAGGGAAGTTTTGACCTTGTCCTGGCGCAGTTTGTCCTTGATTTGATCCAGGATAATTTGGTGCACCTTGGTAGTTACCAGAAGTTGGACCAGAAGGAGTATTGCCCTGTCCTGGGAAAGACGATCCAGGGAACCCAGGTTGGGGTCGTTGCCCAGATCCGGGGTAACCTTGGCTGGGTGTTGTGCCAGATGTTCCTGACTGATATCCAGGTGTAGAGCCAGGTCTGTTGGAATAATCGTTTTGCTGGTTGCTTGAGTATGATGGAGTGGAGCTGGGATAGCCGGTGGAAGTTCCAGGGAATCCTGGTTGGTTCGGAGAAGTGCCAGGTCCAAATGGAGGGTTAGGCTTGCTGTAGTCGTATCCTGTTTGGGCAACTGTTAACGCCAGTAGCGCTGGAaagaaaggaaataaaattttattatatttctgtaCGCAGGGATCGGtgtaagtgaaaagatgtagtctctgcctacccctctgagaAATAAgcgtgtgtatgtttgtacttatgaatttttgtgttaataaaaattgtagatttcatttatatattatttcttcaaGCTCTCTTTAAATTAATAGATCTAATTAATACTAAGATGATGATGTTTTGGATTTCTCATGTTTTCTGACACTCTTTACCTTTGAATGGATTTTTATGATACATTGCAAATACGTCAATGGTATCTATGGctttatatctattatatttaggaaataataaagattcaaACAATAGGCAATAATCATTACGAAAATTACGAAagtaggtgccgtgtggtatccagtaccattacaaaaaattattggaccactccatctctttcccatggatgtagtaaaaggcgactaagggataggcttataggcttttcaggcaatgggctagcaacctgttactatttgaatatcaattctatcattaagcctaacagctgaacgtggcctttcagacttttcaagactattggctgtgtctaccccgcaagggatatagacgtgactgtatgtaaaatttcgaTAGCGGGTAGCTTCAGTTCGTTTGATGCAACATCTACGTCATTTCAGTTCCTTAACGCTTCACACCAAATCGACCATTCGCATCTAAAACCATTTACATTAAGTCGAATCATGCCAATTAGAGATGATTTATTTGTAAGGCGTTACGTTCACAATTTGCATCAGCATTGCCGTTAGTATTGTGAAACTGTCTGCTGGGATGGACTCTCACGCGATGTCATCTAGTCATTGTGGCTTGAGGGAGCGAGAGAGGAGAGGGAGGAGGGAGAGAGCAAGTTGGTAAAGGAATATAGACGGAACTGAAATGAGTTTCAGATGTTATTACGTTTCAACAACAATGTACTTATTCACTCGTCGACATatctattttacatacatacatatgatcaggtctatatcccttgcggggtagacagagccaccagtcttgaaaagacttaatggccacgttcagctatttggctatctattttaagtttggataattgtgaagttgacgtaattgaagaaaatgctgcagtgcagtttgttaccgcttcttctgcactgatgctttggaagcggcagtaagcTTAGTTTCtagttatttaattgaaatcaaCCACCAATGTTGTGCAACCAAAAgacatgacaattattaagtgatgtttgaaatgtcccataaaaatgtataaaaattttggattTCTGAACTGACTTAGCAcacaaatatgaaattatcatgactttatttataagcctttataagcctatcccttagtcgccatttacggtccaagagaaagagatggagtgtacctgttcctttttttcttttaatgccGGGCACCACATGGCACACGGCACGTAGGTCTCTAGTTCAAAATATAATCTAGGTACTACATACGTATTGTGTACCCATCTCAAATGTATACAAACTGTCACTTTAGCGAATACTTATGAACTTTGAAACTCTGCCAGAAAATGGAACTCGTACCGTACCTTATAATACTCTATGGTAAACAGAAAGTGCGTACTAATAATTCAACATTTAATAGGTGGTTATGTTACGATTGGTTACAATCAGAATTCACCCAATTTAAAATCGTCCAATTTGCTCGTTTTCCATCAAGATACTTCGTAACGAGGCACAATAAcgttttctttgttttgtaaaacaatACCTCTAATAAATCCGCACTATTCCATTGTAATTTAGGTACCAAACAAATATTCATGCTACCAGGAGGTACCAGAAGTTATACCAGGTATCTTTgtcattttaacttttatctCAATCTGTTAAAACTGGCCTAGTTAAGTTTTCTAGTAGAAAGAAAAGCTGCATAATCATCGGGAGCTCTAATTTTTAGTGACTTGTaaggatttattaaaatttttaaggatTGCTTAAAATAATGAGCTATTTTATAAGATTTGACAATGGTTTAAAAAGTTAGTCGTAATGAAGTCACGGTaggataaacaaaaatacaaacagaTAAGGAATGAACCCTATTCGGGGATGAGTGGTTACCTCAATAACCCAACCTCAATAACCAATACTTAATTACCCTGCCTGAGTGGGTAACTCCGAAAAACACGGTTTCCTTTCGAATCAGGACGCAAATGGGACAAATGATTGGTGGACAAtgatcatacatatataatcacgtctctatcccttgcggagtataCATAacctgtcttgaaaagattaaagattcaaatagtgacaagttactAACTCATCGTCTACAAGTAGAATCCTTAGTTTTTGAACTTTCGCCTTTTTCGACTTCCATTGAGATAAATATAGAGTGGTCCTGGTAAGGACCAGGACCGGGTAGGCCGACCAGGTAGCTTAGAATAAGGATTCTAAGCCACACGGGGCTGATAGACGATGATCGTTGTAAGTATTATTAGTGTGATAAGATGTGAATCGTGTAATTTTCTCTACAATGCAATTGACCGGACCTTGGACATTTAAACATCATCCATTGTGCCTAATGTTGCCGTGACTGCTACAATTTTCAGTGGCGCATTTGATTGCCAAGTTTTGTAAGTGTCATGTCGTGAAATTGCAACATCTTTGAACAATAATGTGCGCTGATGTTGCGTTTCGGTCAGTTtactgtatgttttttttttattttaattattttaggcaatggactagtaacctgtcactatttgtatctcaattccatcattaagccatacagctgaacgtggactttcagtcttggcgagaccgttggctctgtctaccccgtaatggataaagaTGTATATATgtcagtatgtatgtagctacttttgtttttcaaaatatacgATTTCGATAGCTTTCCGATATTGGCTCAGACTCAACATCGTAACATTACAGTTTGGGAAACCGCGACTCCTACGATGTCGTGTTCTATTCAAAGGCAGAAACCCTCATCATCTTTTGAGGTGGTTAAACTTGAAACCTCGCTTTTCTTACAAACACTTATAATCCTAATcctaactaataatataaatgcgagtctgtttgttacctcttaaCGAGATACGTATCTACtgaatttatctttttcaaatttcgCGTCCGGTATTATAAGGTAGGTTTCTTCCCGGTAAAATCTATAGTTCACGTGGGATTTACGGAAACCCTATATATTTTGTGGGTGGCAGTAaagtctaaataaaataaaaaaatctacattaggtactaataataaattcttaataaaaaaaaaattaacagacAACTTATTATAACTGTTATGTAGCGATATTAGGGAAATATACACTTCTATCCATTTGTTTTTGAAAGGGTGGCAATTTTCCGTAGCAAATTCAACGAAAGATTTTCCGAAAGGCGTATTGATTACAAAACTATCGCCTTGGGTGTACAAAACTTCGTGCTAGCCACGATaactttgtaataaataagtgcTTTTATATATCCTATTGCATGTACTATAAAGTCGAATTTCGTAATGCATTGATGTCTTGGATAAATTTGTCTATGGATAATGATGGCATCGTGATGGGAGGTAATTTTGTTTCGTGTGAATGACTCCTAGGGCTAGTGGTTAAAAGGCGTGATTGCGACAGAAAGCATAATGTccatattactattttattaaactctTTTCGTAATATGGCGTGTATTTTGGTTTTAATACAGCGGTCCTAAAACCTCGTCCAATGaattttagttataatttatcaTGCTTTGGAGTTCGATCGCAACTTTTTTCAGAGCTGTTCTACCGATTTAGAATATTAAGTACCAATAAGTTCTATAAAAGACCTTAATcagtggaaaaatattttttctccgTGAATATTATGGTGCTAAAGATTTCATATCATAAGGCCTATTACCCAATTCTTCTGAGACTCTTTAGACTTTAGTCTGCTGTCAGTATGTGACGTCACTTGTAGGTTAATTAGTTTCAAAATTAGAATGTTCCATATTCAAATCAAGGAGGCAACGTTACTATTATCTGCCAGTTCTCACCGCAAGGCGGCGCTCCTCGTGTGCAAACGTCACGAAATAGAACAATGAAACTAGGAAACGTTCTAAAGTCGAACTGATTTACACCTAAAACACATTTATTGTGTTACTTAACGCCTCAATCTTAAGGTAGCTAATTGAATAGTGGTTATTAtgatttgaatattttcagTTCGCGATAACGTGTGAATTGGCTAATTTATTGCCGGTCGAGAGCTGTCCCTTCTAAGAATATGAGGTCTATGGTTTATGCAAGTTTTAATTAGATGCGTCTTAGTGAAATCTGTTTTACTAGTTTACTTTGTTAGAACACTGGTTCTAACTAATGAACAGAAATGGAATGTTATACAAACACTACTTATAGAATCTTTAACAATTTGATAAGACATAAAATCGTGTTGATGGTAAGCAGCTGAGTTATTTGCCTGGGAGCTAAAGTCTTCTATTAGAAGTTTCTgtttaatctaaaaaaaagctaaacgctaataaaagttattgttCCAATGCAAATGCaacacttatttttattataaaattgtgaatatctcaaCAAATTGCTGAATCGATTTTGATGCCCAACGACCCGTACATTCTATTGAGA is part of the Amyelois transitella isolate CPQ chromosome 20, ilAmyTran1.1, whole genome shotgun sequence genome and harbors:
- the LOC106131410 gene encoding collagen alpha-1(I) chain, yielding MLRLSTFCTLLALTVAQTGYDYSKPNPPFGPGTSPNQPGFPGTSTGYPSSTPSYSSNQQNDYSNRPGSTPGYQSGTSGTTPSQGYPGSGQRPQPGFPGSSFPGQGNTPSGPTSGNYQGAPNYPGSNQGQTAPGQGFGPSSPGGQGFGPSSPGGQGFGPSSPGGQGFGPSSPGGQGFGPSSPGGQGFGPSSPGGPGFGSSSPGSQGFGPNSPVGFSDDTGAYEGGDYSAIPGQPDIDYPILTDIPQTSFRCDAQPYPGYYADVETRCQVFHVCANNRTYDFLCPNGTIFSQQVFVCVWWNQFDCNSAPGLYELNANLYDYSINGAQGGANDYSQGPPGSYPTGPQGPGGRPSGNTPFSSGPQGPSGSYPGNSGPQGPSSSYPGSSGPQGPSSSYPGSSGPQGPSSSYPGSSGSQGPSSSYPGNSGPQGPSSSYPSSSGPQGPSGPQGSTSSYPGQSGQGPTSSYPGSGGPSYPGSGPQRPGSQSQGFPGSGPSSLSGPQLSNYQGSSQGYPSGKPSGPSFPAGGRPQNDSEFPPSQPNREYLPPRN
- the LOC132902995 gene encoding leucine-rich repeat-containing protein 71-like is translated as MKLAGSSTRSLRSRRSVLTDKAVSYKCDREYENIQEFEVCFPDLCRKYGFPWSVYVKKETVRDEYLDNQNLSKPKGKLKQKDKNHPPSLNSTRDTATTASTEFQLDEDTLVITSLYDNCNRFVELFLHKLDEIPPELIKLIGFLARYYTDLKRIKIQFCRIDANTIFELSKLFSLSSLTEVDLDGSIATAGNYGILLDNSRVINISLSKCRINDPVCEIIASKLCFQGPAERTLCSLNLSSNHITDTGAKYLSNALRSNRTLRYLNLADNRITDEGACGILESLKEFPLTREESLNKKQRYMDYEKQRLAYYFKYLEDFDKQHIEEIHRGKSSERSKSMSSRKSSRPSTARPQKERKDIKVFTFDDYKTRAEMLAGEMMGPFHDPYQFNNVKIRDEKCYSIGNLTLCYLNLAFNNLSYHSVVKLLDVLQYQKDTKRQGQIGLMRVILKGNDIPISCAEYIKIDEMLNKCMMTSGGRAFTEFSAKRKSRLSRVSMIPEKVLLSPR
- the LOC106131408 gene encoding uncharacterized protein LOC106131408, coding for MSLKRGISAMVVKSTKPVERKDITSEIKSRRSESDNPSPIDFDKFMPWVCLNFEILVEVVVLKAALEKHVPRRKASSFSSRTRLKSTEEKSQLQIASLSANLTSKHKKPLSIQEITNVDTTNKIPITAYYDASGHLAEIAINKSKLKINRKIIKCINICLPFHPALYKISIKSGLTCDVLYEVAKMLPHSNITDVCLDDTSIPEGNYFILLDRLTPLKMLSLKRCKINDIVCMEISKRIDLGGNGAALSVLDLGSNQITDRGIWYLADVLRRNRSLRHLGLSDNKITDYGFKFIMNHLKEFQMNKEEILGRKRRRIEFIRNVGLNNLVKRRDSASDGVVNHETQVHFRRGKQKSPRRKKQSAIIETTNVSAEAITKEEFSDVFDDDNIIIRDENMNCIGNFVLCSLNMAYNELDYFSVKRILDVLNYQKKLHKPPLTGLVRLMLDGNFIPQECDELNEIHLYLTPNVSSSVHSQRGHLKSRSTMVRKH